AGGCAATGCGTCATAGACTTTGAGCAGATTTTTTAATCCGCCTTCAATCGATTGAAATACAATTATTCCTAATTTCAATGTGGCAGTAGTTCCTTGCAGTCCGAACAACCCGACAGAAAACGCAATTCGCCCCAATCCCCAAGCCAGAAAACGCCCTAATGTTTTAGCGTTCGGCAAGTGCAACTCAATCCATGAGTTGGCGGTGGTGGTTTTTGGGGCGGCGTTGGGGATTTTTAGCTCTATCCATTCATTTACGCCCATATTGCACCTCAATTTTTAATTGGAAATATTGAGTCTGCTGTTGCCAGACAGCAATAATCAACGAAGAGGCAGGGGGCAGGGAGCGGGGAGAAATGACCCCTGACTCCTGCGGTTTGCGGAGCGGAACATGGGTCTGAGTCCCCCACTTCTGTTAAGTGGTTCTCGTAAATGTGGGGTCGAATCCCCGTTTCTGTTCCTTCTCCCCTGCTAAGAGATCCCTGCTCCCTTGCCTCTTGTTCAACAAGGCCACCAGAACAAACAGCAGACCAAACAGTTGATTGTTCATCATTCCCCCTTGGACAAGGCATTTAAAACAATTTGGCGCTGCTCTTCCGTGAGGTTGCTATTGCCATTGCATTGGGGCAAATTTATTTTACTGGGGATTCAATGTAGCGAAAATCGTCAGGCTGTCAAAAGGCAAAAGTCAAAAAGAACAATACAATCTCGCTGCTGCGTAATAGTATTGATGCAGCAGTACTTCTGCTGGAAATCCTGTAACTGTTGAAATTAGCTTTTATGTCGCCATCCCTAACTGAAGAAATTCTCTCTCAACTACCAGGCGATGTTTTGGGAGGATTGCGTCAGACTGATCGCATTTTGGCATCGCTCAGGTCAAACAATGCTCCAATGTCAATGGTAGTTAAAGAAAATCAACAATCTTTAGAATCTGTGGATTGGGATGTGATTGTTTGCGGTGGTACTTTGGGTATTTTAATTGGTTGCGCCTTAGCTGTAAAGGGACTGCGGATAGCGGTGATGGAGAGGGGAATCTTGCGTGGTAGGGAGCAAGAGTGGAATATCTCGCGCCAAGAGTTAGAAGTATTTGTAGAATTGAACTTGCTCACAGTTGCAGAATTAGAACAAGCGATCGCCACCGAATATAACCCAGCACGAGTCAGCTTTAATGGTGGTACTGAAGTTTGGGTAGAAGATGTCCTCAACATCGGCGTTGATCCTGTTTATTTACTGGCTACCTTAAAAACAAAGTTTTTGGCTCTTGGCGGCGATTTACTAGAGAATACACCCTTTAGCGAGGCGGTAGTTCACCCAGATGGGGTCATGGTAAATAACCAATTTAAAACTAGGTTATTAATCGATGCGATGGGACATTTTTCGCCCATCTCCCAACAAGCACGCCAAGGGAAAAAACCAGATGCGCTTTGTTTGGTAGTGGGAAGTTGTGCGAAAGGTTTTACGGAAAATCACTCTGGCGATTTGTTGTTATCATTCACATCTTTGCAAAATCAATGTCAGTACTTTTGGGAAGCTTTTCCAGCCAGAGACGGGAGAACCACCTACTTATTTACCTACATGGATGCAGATCCGCAACGTTTGAATTTAGAAGCTCTATTTGAGGAATATTTGCGCCTCTTACCAGAGTATCAGGGTGTAGAATTGAGCCAGTTGCAATTTCAACGGGCGCTTTTTGGTTTCTTTCCCACCTATCGCCAAAGTCCACTCAAAACCCCTTGGAATCGCATTCTCGCTGTGGGAGATAGCAGCGGTAGTCAATCTCCTTTAAGTTTTGGCGGCTTTGGCGCGATGGTGCGTCACCTGAAGCGGTTAACATTTGGGATTCATGAAGCATTGCAAGCTGAACAATTATCTGCACCAGCGCTAGGACAACTGCAACCTTATCAACCAAGTTTAACAGTTACCTGGTTGTTTCAAAAGGCGATGAGTGTTGGTGTAAATCAACAAATTGCACCGAATCAAATTAACCAACTGCTTTCGGCTGTATTTCAAGAAATGCAACAGTTAGGTAATCCCGTACTCAAGCCATTTTTGCAAGATATCGTGCAATTTCCAGCCCTGACCCAAACACTTTTAAGAACAGGTTTATTACATCCGGGAATAGTTGTGAAAATAATTCCCCAAGTAGGTTTACTGAGTTTGTTAGATTGGATGGTACATTATACTAATTTAGGTATTTACGCTGCCTTATTTTCCCTCAGTCCATTGTTAGAAACATGGGTGAAATATCTGCCAAGTAAACAACAATATTATTGCCATCGCTTGGTTGATAGCTGGAAATATGGTTCCGGTGGAGATTACTTTCATGAATAACTATAAATCAATACAGTTCAGTTAGGCTCGAATGATATACACTGTAGGGGCACGGCATCCACAATTTTTTCTTCTAACGACAATTTTATTCGTGCCGTGCCCCTACGACAATTTTCCTTAACTGAACTGTATTGAACTATAAATGACACCTCGCAGGGATTGGGGATTGGGGATTGGGGAGAATAATAACTCCTAATTCCCAACTCCCAACTGCTAACTCAGCACTTTTAAAGCTAGTTTTATACTTTAATAAACCAACGTTTGTGATACATTACGTAGGCGACTACC
The Gloeotrichia echinulata CP02 DNA segment above includes these coding regions:
- a CDS encoding FAD-binding oxidoreductase encodes the protein MSPSLTEEILSQLPGDVLGGLRQTDRILASLRSNNAPMSMVVKENQQSLESVDWDVIVCGGTLGILIGCALAVKGLRIAVMERGILRGREQEWNISRQELEVFVELNLLTVAELEQAIATEYNPARVSFNGGTEVWVEDVLNIGVDPVYLLATLKTKFLALGGDLLENTPFSEAVVHPDGVMVNNQFKTRLLIDAMGHFSPISQQARQGKKPDALCLVVGSCAKGFTENHSGDLLLSFTSLQNQCQYFWEAFPARDGRTTYLFTYMDADPQRLNLEALFEEYLRLLPEYQGVELSQLQFQRALFGFFPTYRQSPLKTPWNRILAVGDSSGSQSPLSFGGFGAMVRHLKRLTFGIHEALQAEQLSAPALGQLQPYQPSLTVTWLFQKAMSVGVNQQIAPNQINQLLSAVFQEMQQLGNPVLKPFLQDIVQFPALTQTLLRTGLLHPGIVVKIIPQVGLLSLLDWMVHYTNLGIYAALFSLSPLLETWVKYLPSKQQYYCHRLVDSWKYGSGGDYFHE